The Shewanella sp. MTB7 genome includes a window with the following:
- a CDS encoding Dyp-type peroxidase, protein MGDQFMPREQLGVCAEGNLHSVYLMFNANDGVESQLRPCLANVAQYIHELSDQYADSAFNGFIAIGANYWDNLYSAARPAQLRPFPAKRAGNRDMPALEYDLFVHIRCDRLDTLHLVANEVCQMFEGLVELVDEERGFRFMDNRDLTGFVDGTENPRGRNRQEVALVGDEDIGFKSGSYVHVQKFAHNLSKWHKLPQKKQEDIIGRTKHDNIEYASADKPLTSHIKRVNLKDAQGNSMEILRQSMPYGSVKEQGLMFISNCRNSEHFEQMLHSMVHGDEEGNHDHLLHFTQALTGSSFFAPSLDFMEKAAN, encoded by the coding sequence ATGGGTGATCAGTTTATGCCTCGTGAACAGTTAGGCGTGTGTGCTGAAGGTAATTTACACAGTGTGTATTTAATGTTTAATGCTAATGATGGTGTTGAATCACAATTACGACCTTGTTTGGCGAATGTGGCTCAGTATATTCATGAGCTTAGCGATCAATATGCAGATAGTGCTTTTAATGGGTTCATTGCTATCGGGGCTAACTATTGGGATAACCTATATTCAGCTGCTCGTCCTGCACAGTTAAGACCATTTCCGGCGAAACGTGCTGGTAATCGTGATATGCCAGCTTTAGAGTATGATCTTTTTGTGCATATTCGTTGTGACCGTTTAGATACATTGCATCTAGTTGCTAACGAAGTATGTCAAATGTTTGAGGGATTAGTTGAATTAGTCGATGAGGAGCGAGGTTTTCGCTTTATGGATAATCGAGATTTAACTGGTTTTGTTGATGGCACAGAGAACCCTAGAGGACGAAACCGGCAAGAGGTGGCGTTAGTGGGTGACGAAGATATAGGATTTAAGTCTGGTAGTTATGTTCATGTGCAAAAATTTGCTCACAATCTGAGTAAATGGCATAAGCTGCCACAGAAGAAGCAAGAAGATATCATCGGTCGAACTAAGCACGATAATATTGAGTACGCATCTGCTGACAAACCCTTAACCAGTCATATTAAGCGTGTAAATCTTAAAGATGCTCAAGGTAACTCGATGGAGATTTTGAGACAGAGTATGCCTTATGGCTCAGTAAAAGAGCAGGGGCTTATGTTTATTTCGAATTGTCGTAATTCAGAACACTTTGAACAGATGCTTCATAGTATGGTGCATGGTGATGAAGAAGGGAATCATGACCACCTGCTTCATTTTACTCAAGCATTAACAGGCTCATCTTTCTTCGCGCCTTCGTTAGATTTTATGGAAAAAGCCGCAAATTAA
- the cgtA gene encoding Obg family GTPase CgtA, protein MKFVDEAVIRVEAGDGGSGCVSFRREKYVPDGGPDGGDGGDGGSVYLQADESYNTLIDFQFERFHFAERGKNGRGRDCTGHGGEDLVLSVPVGTRAIDEETQESLGDLTHHGQRMLVAKGGFHGLGNTRFKSSTNRAPRQKTLGTPGEVRSLKLELMLLADVGLLGMPNAGKSTFIRAVSRARPKVADYPFTTLVPNLGVVNPRHGQSFVIADIPGLIEGAADGAGLGVQFLKHLERCRVLLHILDIDPIDGSDPVDSARAIVAELEKHSPKLAIKPRWLVINKTDLMLEDELKERVARVVKELEWEGDVYTISAYNREGTEALSLKLIDFIDALPPEEEIDKEAEVEFKWDNYHEKANESLNENYVADDDDDDDFDDDDYDVKVIYQR, encoded by the coding sequence ATGAAGTTTGTCGATGAAGCTGTGATCAGAGTTGAAGCTGGTGATGGTGGTAGTGGTTGCGTTAGTTTTAGACGCGAGAAATATGTACCCGATGGCGGCCCAGATGGCGGCGACGGTGGTGATGGTGGCAGTGTTTATCTGCAAGCTGATGAAAGTTATAACACGCTAATTGATTTTCAATTCGAGCGTTTTCATTTTGCTGAACGTGGAAAAAATGGTCGCGGTCGTGACTGTACCGGACATGGTGGTGAAGATTTAGTTCTATCGGTTCCTGTTGGTACTCGTGCTATTGACGAAGAGACACAAGAGTCTCTTGGTGATTTAACTCACCATGGTCAAAGGATGTTAGTCGCAAAAGGTGGCTTCCACGGGCTAGGTAACACTCGTTTTAAGAGTAGTACTAACCGTGCACCAAGGCAGAAAACATTAGGGACTCCTGGTGAGGTGCGTAGCTTAAAACTTGAGCTTATGTTGCTTGCTGATGTGGGCCTTTTAGGTATGCCTAATGCGGGTAAGTCTACCTTTATTCGTGCCGTGTCACGCGCTAGACCAAAAGTTGCTGACTATCCGTTTACGACGTTAGTGCCCAACCTTGGTGTGGTTAACCCAAGACATGGTCAGAGCTTTGTGATTGCTGATATTCCAGGTCTTATTGAAGGTGCAGCAGATGGTGCCGGTCTAGGTGTTCAGTTCCTGAAACATCTTGAGCGTTGTCGTGTTCTATTGCACATCCTAGATATCGATCCTATTGATGGTTCTGATCCGGTTGATTCAGCACGAGCGATTGTTGCTGAACTAGAAAAGCATTCTCCTAAACTTGCTATTAAGCCGCGTTGGTTAGTGATAAACAAGACCGATCTTATGCTTGAAGATGAGCTTAAAGAGCGCGTTGCTCGCGTAGTTAAAGAGCTTGAATGGGAAGGTGACGTTTACACCATTTCAGCCTATAACCGTGAAGGTACCGAGGCATTAAGTCTTAAATTAATCGACTTTATTGATGCGCTTCCACCAGAGGAAGAAATTGATAAAGAAGCTGAAGTTGAATTCAAATGGGATAACTACCATGAGAAGGCTAACGAATCATTGAACGAAAATTACGTTGCAGATGATGATGACGATGATGACTTCGACGATGATGATTATGATGTAAAGGTTATCTACCAAAGATAG
- the mdh gene encoding malate dehydrogenase: MKVAVLGAAGGIGQALALLLKTQLPADSKLSLYDIAPVTPGVAVDLSHIPTAVEVKGFAGQDPSSALEGADVVLISAGVARKPGMDRSDLFNINAGIVRNLVEKCAATCPNALIGIITNPVNTTVAIAAEVLKAAGVYDKNRLFGITTLDVIRSETFVAEAKGLNVADVTVNVIGGHSGVTILPLLSQIEGVSFTDEEVATLTTRIQNAGTEVVEAKAGGGSATLSMGQAACRFGLALVRGLQGEENVIECAYVDGGSEHAEFFAQPILLGKKGVEKVLAYGDVSEFEANARDAMLDTLKADIKLGVEFVK; this comes from the coding sequence ATGAAAGTTGCTGTACTTGGTGCCGCTGGTGGTATTGGTCAAGCTCTTGCCTTACTACTAAAAACGCAATTGCCTGCTGACTCAAAACTATCACTATATGATATCGCTCCTGTAACACCTGGTGTTGCCGTTGACCTTAGTCATATTCCGACAGCTGTAGAAGTTAAAGGTTTTGCTGGTCAAGATCCTTCATCAGCACTTGAAGGTGCGGATGTTGTTTTGATCTCGGCTGGTGTAGCTCGAAAGCCAGGAATGGATCGTTCAGATTTATTCAATATTAATGCCGGAATCGTTAGAAACTTAGTTGAAAAGTGTGCCGCGACTTGTCCAAATGCCTTAATTGGAATTATTACTAATCCAGTTAACACGACAGTGGCAATTGCAGCTGAAGTGCTGAAAGCTGCGGGTGTGTACGATAAGAATCGTTTGTTCGGAATTACAACACTTGATGTTATTCGTTCTGAGACTTTTGTTGCTGAAGCTAAAGGTCTGAATGTCGCAGATGTCACTGTTAATGTTATCGGTGGACACAGTGGGGTGACTATTCTTCCACTTCTTTCTCAAATAGAAGGAGTGAGTTTCACTGATGAAGAAGTGGCGACGTTGACGACACGTATTCAAAATGCAGGTACTGAAGTTGTTGAAGCTAAAGCCGGTGGCGGTAGTGCAACACTTTCTATGGGTCAGGCTGCTTGTCGCTTTGGTCTAGCGCTTGTACGTGGTCTTCAAGGTGAAGAAAATGTGATTGAGTGTGCCTATGTTGATGGTGGTAGTGAGCATGCTGAATTTTTCGCACAGCCAATCTTACTGGGTAAGAAAGGCGTAGAAAAAGTACTAGCTTATGGTGACGTGAGTGAGTTCGAAGCAAATGCTCGTGATGCGATGCTAGATACGCTTAAAGCTGACATTAAGCTTGGTGTCGAGTTTGTTAAGTAA
- the folA gene encoding type 3 dihydrofolate reductase, which translates to MKIALIAAMANNRVIGKDNQMPWHLPEDLRHFKVMTLGKPIVMGRKTFDSIGRPLPGRHNIVISRQEELAIEGTTCVTSFEAAMEAAGDIEELVVIGGGQLYRTTLALADKLYLTEINLNVDGDTYFPEWDDGTWLKVGSKSAISDKGLGYRFIELVKKC; encoded by the coding sequence ATGAAAATAGCCTTAATAGCTGCGATGGCAAATAATCGTGTCATCGGTAAAGATAATCAAATGCCATGGCATCTTCCCGAGGATCTTCGTCATTTTAAAGTGATGACATTAGGTAAGCCTATCGTGATGGGACGGAAGACCTTCGACTCTATCGGTAGACCACTTCCTGGGCGGCATAATATTGTGATTAGTCGCCAAGAGGAGTTGGCTATTGAAGGGACGACTTGCGTTACCTCTTTTGAAGCTGCAATGGAAGCCGCAGGTGATATTGAAGAATTAGTGGTCATCGGTGGAGGACAACTCTATAGGACTACACTAGCGCTGGCTGATAAGCTGTACTTGACTGAGATTAACCTTAATGTCGATGGTGACACATATTTTCCAGAGTGGGATGACGGAACATGGTTAAAAGTTGGATCAAAAAGTGCTATAAGTGATAAAGGTTTGGGGTATCGCTTTATAGAGTTGGTAAAAAAATGTTAA
- the rpmA gene encoding 50S ribosomal protein L27, giving the protein MAHKKAGGSTRNGRDSESKRLGVKRFGGESVLAGNIIVRQRGTKFHAGVNVGIGRDHTLFALTDGKVKFEVKGPNNRKFISIEG; this is encoded by the coding sequence ATGGCACATAAAAAAGCTGGCGGTTCGACTCGTAACGGCCGCGATTCAGAAAGTAAACGTCTTGGTGTAAAGCGCTTCGGTGGTGAATCAGTTCTTGCTGGTAACATTATCGTTCGTCAACGTGGTACTAAATTCCACGCTGGTGTAAACGTAGGTATTGGTCGTGACCATACTCTATTTGCTTTGACTGACGGTAAAGTTAAGTTCGAAGTTAAAGGTCCTAATAACCGTAAGTTTATTAGCATCGAAGGCTAA
- the rplU gene encoding 50S ribosomal protein L21: MYAVFQSGGKQHRVAEGHTVRLEKLEVATGETVEFDQVLLVADGETVHVGAPLVEGGKVVATVVSHGRADKVTIVKFRRRKHHDKKMGHRQWFTEVKITAINA, translated from the coding sequence ATGTACGCTGTTTTTCAAAGTGGTGGAAAGCAACATCGTGTTGCTGAAGGCCATACTGTTCGTCTAGAGAAATTAGAAGTCGCTACAGGCGAAACTGTTGAGTTTGACCAAGTTCTTTTGGTTGCTGACGGTGAGACTGTTCATGTTGGTGCACCTTTAGTTGAAGGTGGCAAGGTTGTTGCTACAGTAGTTAGCCACGGCCGTGCTGATAAAGTGACTATTGTTAAGTTTCGTCGTCGTAAGCACCACGATAAAAAAATGGGCCACCGTCAGTGGTTTACCGAAGTTAAAATTACAGCTATCAACGCTTAA
- a CDS encoding ABC transporter permease, whose translation MILGLSRWWSLIGYLIASVITLPLVAILIQAALPAESVFGHLLNTVLPTYISNTLLLMFWVCLGAILIATPAAWLVAKCHFPGRGIFQWALLLPLAMPAYVVAYVYTDLLDYAGPIQKSLRSFFGWLTPQDYYFPEVRSLGGAAMMLALVLFPYIYLLARTAFMEQSSSLQHASRIMGCGPWLSFWRLSLPMARPALAVGVSLVAMETAADFATVSYFAVPTLTTAVYDTWLGYGSLSAAAKLSAIMLLVVFSMIGFERFARRKQQLFQKQTGEIKSVLYSLKGVKAFLATSYCTFLLVTAFLLPFIILLNYAWHYFDESWHAEFWEFSFNSLYISVIVSIIAALIGIVLMFICRVSPRKADLLPSRLSATGYALPGTVLAIGILVPLTYLDFAVNDLYEYMGQLGPGLIFTGSVFVLIFAFTIRFSAIAIGSVENSYKRISPSLDMVTITMGLSPAALLWRVHLPLLRKGIFAGMLLVFIECMKELPAALLLRPVGFENLATYVFQFVSDEQLEHGALAAIVIVLVGLVPLIFLNRSLEQHG comes from the coding sequence ATGATTTTAGGTTTATCCAGATGGTGGTCATTGATTGGCTACCTTATCGCCTCTGTGATCACGCTTCCACTTGTCGCTATTCTTATTCAAGCCGCTCTTCCTGCAGAGTCTGTTTTCGGGCATCTTCTTAATACAGTACTGCCTACCTATATCAGCAATACCTTACTGTTGATGTTTTGGGTTTGTCTGGGGGCTATACTCATTGCAACACCTGCTGCATGGTTAGTGGCTAAATGTCACTTTCCGGGACGTGGTATTTTTCAATGGGCACTGCTGTTACCACTGGCTATGCCTGCTTATGTTGTGGCTTACGTCTATACGGATCTACTCGACTATGCAGGTCCAATTCAGAAGTCTTTACGTAGTTTCTTTGGTTGGCTAACCCCTCAAGATTACTATTTCCCCGAGGTTCGCAGCCTAGGTGGGGCTGCTATGATGTTGGCGCTAGTCCTATTTCCCTATATCTATTTGTTAGCACGAACTGCATTTATGGAGCAGTCTTCGAGCTTGCAGCATGCTTCGAGAATCATGGGTTGTGGACCTTGGCTGAGTTTCTGGCGTCTGAGTCTACCGATGGCAAGGCCTGCATTAGCCGTTGGAGTGTCTTTAGTTGCAATGGAAACAGCGGCTGATTTTGCTACAGTAAGCTACTTTGCAGTGCCGACATTAACCACCGCTGTTTACGATACTTGGCTGGGCTACGGCAGCTTGTCTGCGGCGGCTAAACTCTCTGCAATTATGTTACTTGTTGTATTCTCCATGATAGGTTTTGAGCGATTTGCTCGAAGAAAACAACAACTATTTCAAAAACAAACCGGAGAAATCAAGAGTGTCTTGTATTCTCTTAAAGGAGTAAAAGCTTTTTTGGCAACGAGCTATTGCACATTTTTACTTGTTACAGCCTTTTTACTGCCCTTTATTATTTTACTTAACTATGCATGGCATTACTTTGATGAAAGCTGGCATGCAGAGTTTTGGGAGTTTAGTTTTAACAGCCTCTACATTTCGGTTATCGTCAGTATTATCGCTGCGTTAATCGGTATTGTACTGATGTTTATTTGCCGTGTTAGCCCCAGAAAAGCAGATCTTTTGCCCTCACGCCTATCCGCCACTGGTTATGCTCTGCCTGGAACAGTGCTAGCTATCGGTATTTTAGTTCCTCTAACGTACCTCGATTTTGCCGTTAATGATCTTTATGAATATATGGGGCAGTTAGGCCCAGGGCTTATTTTTACAGGCAGTGTGTTCGTGCTTATTTTTGCCTTTACGATCCGTTTTTCTGCAATTGCTATTGGCAGTGTGGAGAACAGCTATAAACGTATCTCACCTTCGTTGGATATGGTAACAATTACTATGGGGCTGAGTCCCGCGGCTCTACTTTGGCGAGTACACTTACCTCTGTTACGGAAGGGTATATTTGCGGGTATGTTGCTTGTTTTTATCGAGTGTATGAAGGAACTTCCAGCAGCGTTACTCTTACGTCCTGTAGGATTTGAAAATTTGGCTACGTATGTATTTCAGTTCGTTTCCGATGAACAGTTAGAACATGGAGCTTTGGCAGCGATAGTGATTGTTTTGGTCGGTTTAGTTCCTCTTATATTCCTTAATCGCTCGCTGGAGCAGCATGGATAG
- a CDS encoding threonine/serine exporter family protein, giving the protein MIELIIKLLHDAFFSAIPAVGFAMVFNVPKRFLPYCAIAGALGHSSRTLLLHFSLPIEWATFIAAALVGLVTIGFAKRHLAPPLMYAVAAIIPMIPGTYAFNTVIALVQLTAQSEVTPELTSAVISNGLKTVFLLGALSVGLAMPSLLYFRTRPVI; this is encoded by the coding sequence ATGATTGAACTCATTATTAAATTGCTTCATGATGCATTTTTTTCAGCCATACCGGCAGTTGGTTTTGCCATGGTGTTTAATGTACCCAAGCGTTTTTTGCCCTATTGTGCAATAGCGGGTGCTTTGGGACATAGCAGTAGAACTTTGCTGTTACATTTTAGCTTACCAATCGAGTGGGCAACATTTATCGCAGCTGCGCTGGTTGGTTTGGTGACTATCGGTTTTGCAAAGCGCCATCTGGCCCCACCATTGATGTATGCTGTAGCGGCAATAATCCCAATGATTCCTGGCACCTATGCTTTTAATACTGTAATAGCTCTGGTACAGCTAACTGCTCAGTCAGAGGTCACTCCTGAACTTACCTCTGCCGTGATCAGTAATGGTTTAAAGACCGTATTTTTATTAGGGGCGTTATCGGTAGGACTTGCAATGCCGAGTCTGCTCTACTTTAGAACACGGCCTGTGATATAG
- a CDS encoding Fe(3+) ABC transporter substrate-binding protein, with the protein MKIIANLLMLGLMCLSSVANAADKLTVYSYRQAFLIDPILRDFTKETGIDVDVVFSKKGIAERMMREGRLSPADIVLTSDFYRLMELVDKKLVVPASSALLKTNIPVQYRSPDDNWYALTMRVRTIYSSKDRLGKLNINYEDLADPKYKGKICTRSGKHPYNISLIASMIAHHGEVETKAWLIGLKANLARKPQGNDRGQVKAVKEGLCDIAIGNSYYLGKMLQDPKQVPWAEAVEINFPNQDNLGSHINVSGMAMAKYSRNKENALKLMEYLSGNKAQQVYAEVNMEYPVNEDVKPSALVASWGEFKADNLPIYKLAEFHHAAVRMLDEVKFDL; encoded by the coding sequence ATGAAAATAATAGCGAATTTGTTAATGTTGGGTTTAATGTGTCTTTCATCAGTCGCTAATGCTGCTGACAAATTAACAGTATATTCCTATCGACAGGCTTTTCTTATAGATCCTATTTTAAGGGATTTTACTAAAGAAACAGGCATAGACGTTGATGTGGTTTTTTCAAAAAAGGGGATTGCTGAGAGGATGATGCGAGAGGGCAGGCTTTCTCCAGCAGATATCGTGCTCACTTCAGATTTTTACCGATTAATGGAGTTGGTTGATAAAAAACTCGTTGTTCCCGCATCCAGTGCTCTACTCAAGACAAATATCCCAGTTCAATATCGCTCTCCTGATGATAATTGGTACGCGCTTACAATGCGGGTACGTACTATCTACTCTTCAAAAGATCGACTCGGTAAATTAAATATTAACTATGAAGATTTGGCCGATCCTAAGTACAAAGGAAAAATTTGTACTCGCAGTGGTAAACACCCTTATAACATCTCCTTGATCGCTTCGATGATTGCTCACCATGGTGAAGTTGAAACTAAGGCCTGGTTAATAGGTTTAAAAGCAAATTTAGCACGCAAGCCTCAAGGGAACGATCGTGGCCAGGTGAAAGCGGTTAAAGAGGGATTGTGTGATATAGCCATCGGCAATAGTTATTATTTAGGCAAAATGTTACAAGATCCTAAACAAGTACCTTGGGCTGAAGCGGTCGAGATTAACTTCCCAAATCAAGATAACTTAGGTTCGCATATCAATGTCTCAGGTATGGCTATGGCTAAATATTCTCGCAATAAAGAGAATGCACTTAAATTGATGGAGTATCTCTCTGGCAATAAAGCACAACAAGTCTATGCTGAGGTGAATATGGAATATCCAGTCAATGAAGATGTAAAACCATCGGCATTAGTTGCTTCATGGGGAGAGTTTAAAGCTGATAATTTGCCAATTTATAAGCTTGCTGAATTTCATCATGCAGCCGTTAGAATGCTAGATGAAGTGAAGTTCGACCTATAG
- the ispB gene encoding octaprenyl diphosphate synthase, with product MDLNAIRQLADNDMNNVNKLIYKQLESDVALINQLGFYIINGGGKRMRPLLSILAARAVNYEGEAHLKLAAIIEFIHTASLLHDDVVDESLLRRGRETANALFGNSASVLVGDFLYTRSFQMMTELGSMEILEVLADATNVLAEGEVLQLMNCNDPNTTEESYMRVIYCKTAKLFEAATRLAGVLANSSNEIQAALAAYGKYLGTAFQLTDDLLDYTADTEELGKNIGDDLAEGKPTLPLIYAISHGSDAQKLLIRTAIEKGDGTDSIEPILAALEDCGALEYTFKRAQEESDKAIEALSILPESDYKQALISLAKIAVARNH from the coding sequence ATGGATTTGAACGCCATTCGTCAGTTAGCCGACAACGACATGAACAATGTTAATAAGCTAATATACAAACAACTAGAATCTGATGTAGCCCTGATTAATCAATTGGGCTTCTACATTATTAATGGCGGCGGCAAGCGTATGCGCCCCCTTCTATCAATTTTAGCTGCACGAGCTGTTAATTATGAAGGTGAAGCTCACCTTAAACTTGCAGCTATTATTGAGTTTATCCACACCGCCTCCTTACTTCATGATGATGTTGTCGATGAATCCCTTTTACGCCGTGGCAGAGAAACGGCGAATGCCCTTTTCGGAAACAGTGCAAGTGTTTTAGTCGGTGATTTTCTTTACACCCGCTCATTTCAGATGATGACCGAGCTAGGTAGCATGGAGATCCTTGAAGTACTTGCCGATGCGACTAATGTATTAGCAGAAGGTGAAGTTTTACAGTTAATGAACTGTAATGACCCAAATACAACTGAAGAAAGCTATATGAGAGTGATCTACTGTAAAACGGCCAAGCTTTTTGAAGCAGCAACCCGTTTAGCCGGAGTCCTCGCCAATAGCTCTAACGAGATTCAAGCTGCTTTAGCCGCTTATGGAAAGTATTTAGGAACAGCTTTTCAACTGACCGATGATCTGCTTGATTATACCGCTGACACTGAAGAACTAGGTAAGAACATAGGTGACGATCTCGCAGAAGGTAAACCGACCCTCCCCCTTATCTATGCAATTTCTCACGGTTCGGATGCTCAAAAGCTTCTTATACGTACCGCTATCGAAAAAGGTGATGGTACAGACAGTATTGAACCTATATTAGCAGCCCTCGAAGATTGTGGCGCACTTGAATACACTTTTAAACGTGCTCAAGAAGAGTCAGATAAAGCCATAGAGGCGCTTTCTATACTGCCGGAGAGTGATTACAAGCAAGCGCTAATTTCTCTCGCTAAAATAGCTGTAGCTCGCAACCATTAA
- a CDS encoding threonine/serine ThrE exporter family protein yields MYADTQNDITRQVVRVAQLLLAYGAESELVEEISQRLGYALGLASVEISISSNSLVLTSLVHGRCITTTRRIREHGINMAIICELQRICLLTEKGLYGINEVRKRVSRIEPRTYPKRYLVPMIGLSCASFCHLFGGDITACIITFIASSVGMFVRVSIAKYHFNLLLNFAITAFVITLIAQLGYHFDLTDTPKLPMAASVLMLVPGFPMINAISDMVKGHLNVGISRWGHATLLTISSVIGITISMQLGGLLL; encoded by the coding sequence GTGTACGCAGATACTCAAAATGATATAACTCGGCAAGTTGTCCGAGTGGCTCAACTATTGTTGGCCTATGGCGCTGAATCTGAGCTTGTCGAAGAGATAAGCCAGCGCCTTGGCTATGCTTTAGGATTAGCCAGCGTAGAAATTTCCATCTCCTCAAATTCTCTTGTGTTAACCAGTTTAGTTCATGGACGCTGTATTACTACCACACGTAGAATTCGTGAACATGGTATTAATATGGCGATTATTTGTGAATTGCAGCGGATCTGTTTACTCACAGAGAAAGGCCTATATGGTATCAATGAGGTGAGAAAGCGAGTTTCACGTATCGAGCCTAGAACTTACCCAAAACGTTATTTAGTGCCTATGATTGGTCTATCCTGTGCCAGTTTCTGCCATCTGTTTGGTGGTGATATTACGGCTTGTATTATTACTTTCATTGCCTCTTCCGTCGGCATGTTTGTCAGAGTTTCTATCGCTAAATACCATTTTAACCTATTGCTTAATTTTGCCATCACGGCTTTCGTGATCACGTTAATTGCCCAACTGGGTTATCATTTTGATTTAACGGATACGCCTAAATTACCGATGGCCGCGAGTGTGTTGATGTTAGTGCCCGGGTTTCCTATGATAAATGCCATTTCAGATATGGTGAAAGGGCATTTGAATGTTGGGATTTCCCGTTGGGGCCATGCGACTTTACTCACCATATCTTCAGTGATAGGTATCACCATTTCAATGCAGTTAGGTGGGCTTCTTCTATGA
- a CDS encoding ABC transporter ATP-binding protein, with protein MSTLSIKGVHSDYHGQQVLKGLDLTLKKGEITALLGPSGCGKTTLLRAIAGLQLLSKGEISINKRVLSGPDVFVPSEQRGVGMIFQDYALFPHLNVADNILFGVKSTSKGKRKQRLNEMLSLVKLDGLDKRFPHELSGGQQQRVSIARALAYEPELLLLDEPFSNIDAKVRGEMMLEIRTILKESNVSAVFVTHSKDEAFVFADKLALFKEGQIVQYGTAEELYRSPNDRYVADFLGLSNYLPAVVSSASSIETPLGSFTSTSRLPYPVSYQGEVMLRPQQFEMIANETGDGVIIERRFLGSSCHYQVKVAGSCYQVTSLYEQFVPGQRVSLIISVHSFVIF; from the coding sequence ATGTCGACATTAAGTATCAAAGGTGTTCATAGTGATTATCATGGACAACAAGTTCTGAAAGGGCTAGACCTCACGCTTAAGAAAGGTGAGATTACCGCCTTACTGGGCCCTAGTGGCTGTGGGAAAACGACTCTTCTACGTGCTATAGCTGGATTACAACTACTCAGCAAGGGTGAGATAAGTATCAATAAGAGAGTGCTTTCCGGGCCTGATGTATTTGTGCCCAGTGAGCAACGTGGTGTAGGCATGATATTTCAAGATTATGCCTTATTTCCTCATTTGAATGTGGCCGACAATATACTCTTCGGAGTTAAGAGCACATCAAAGGGTAAACGTAAACAACGTCTTAATGAGATGCTTTCTTTAGTAAAACTTGATGGCTTAGATAAACGTTTCCCCCATGAGCTTTCTGGGGGGCAGCAGCAGCGTGTTTCTATTGCACGTGCACTAGCATATGAGCCTGAACTTTTGTTACTTGATGAACCTTTTTCAAATATCGATGCTAAGGTACGTGGTGAGATGATGTTGGAGATCCGCACTATCTTAAAAGAGAGTAATGTTAGCGCTGTCTTTGTTACTCACAGTAAAGATGAAGCCTTTGTTTTTGCCGATAAGCTTGCCCTGTTTAAAGAGGGCCAAATAGTACAATACGGTACGGCAGAGGAGTTATACCGCTCACCTAATGACAGGTATGTTGCTGATTTTTTAGGACTGAGTAACTACCTACCCGCTGTTGTTAGTAGCGCTTCTAGTATTGAGACCCCATTGGGAAGCTTCACTAGTACTTCAAGGTTACCTTACCCTGTTAGTTACCAAGGAGAAGTGATGCTAAGGCCCCAACAGTTTGAGATGATAGCGAATGAAACTGGGGACGGGGTTATCATTGAACGACGTTTCTTAGGGAGTAGTTGTCATTATCAGGTCAAGGTTGCTGGATCATGTTACCAAGTTACTAGCCTGTATGAGCAATTTGTACCCGGCCAACGAGTTTCACTTATAATATCGGTGCATTCTTTCGTTATTTTTTGA
- the argR gene encoding transcriptional regulator ArgR — MQANRSQDELVKTFKSILKEERFGSQSEIVLALQAEGYSNINQSKVSRMLSKFGAVRTRNAKQEMVYCLPAELGVPTAGSPLKNLVLDVDHNQTMIVVRTSPGAAQLIARLLDSIGKPEGILGTIAGDDTIFITPSNIQEIGKTLATVKSLFNFSS, encoded by the coding sequence ATGCAAGCAAATAGATCTCAAGACGAACTCGTAAAAACATTTAAATCAATTTTGAAAGAGGAGCGATTCGGTTCTCAGAGTGAAATTGTTCTCGCGCTTCAAGCTGAAGGCTATAGCAATATTAACCAATCTAAAGTATCTAGAATGCTCAGCAAGTTTGGGGCTGTTCGCACCCGAAATGCAAAGCAAGAGATGGTTTACTGCCTTCCTGCAGAGCTCGGTGTACCTACGGCAGGTAGTCCACTCAAAAATCTGGTATTAGATGTTGATCATAACCAAACTATGATCGTGGTAAGAACTAGCCCTGGAGCTGCTCAGCTGATCGCACGTCTACTTGACTCAATAGGTAAACCTGAAGGTATCCTCGGTACTATTGCAGGTGATGATACTATTTTCATCACCCCATCTAATATCCAAGAGATTGGTAAAACCTTAGCAACAGTTAAATCTCTATTTAACTTTTCCAGCTAA